From Arcticibacter tournemirensis, one genomic window encodes:
- a CDS encoding sigma-54-dependent transcriptional regulator: MILIIDDDIAVRTSLLLLFKSEGFKVAQAASADEALNVVAKQDVSLIIMDLNFTADTSGREGMNLLTKIKQLKSAVPVILITGWATISLAVEGMKLGASDFINKPWSNEQLISSAKTLLNLSSKKGEVLSRKQLDKLYQFKKIIGEDARMLDLLDIIGHVASTDASVLITGESGTGKELIAEAIHENSRRNNRPFVKVNLGGISSSLFESEMFGHVRGAYTDARTDRTGRFEMANKGTIFLDEIGDLDLNSQVKLLRVLQDRTFEVLGSSRTKTIDVRVVCATNRDLAEMVRAGTFREDLLYRINLITVKLPALRERPTDIPLLVNFFIDNLKEVYNKPDLLVSADTLSWLQQQSLPGNVRQLRNLVERTVLVSKKDRLQVKDFQMQYETSMAKKGTMQLPEVGTLTLEEVEVMMIKKAMQYHRNKISKAASSLGITRNALYRRLEKYNIPYDETED; encoded by the coding sequence ATGATATTGATTATTGATGACGATATTGCCGTAAGGACATCTTTATTGCTTCTGTTCAAATCAGAAGGATTTAAAGTTGCTCAGGCTGCTTCTGCTGATGAAGCATTAAATGTCGTCGCAAAGCAGGATGTTTCGCTGATTATCATGGATCTTAATTTTACAGCTGATACTTCAGGCAGGGAAGGGATGAACCTTCTGACGAAGATCAAACAGCTTAAGTCGGCTGTTCCCGTCATCCTAATCACAGGATGGGCGACGATCAGTCTCGCAGTTGAGGGTATGAAACTTGGTGCCAGCGATTTCATAAATAAACCGTGGAGCAATGAACAGCTCATCAGCTCGGCAAAAACGCTGCTCAATCTGAGTAGTAAAAAAGGAGAGGTGTTGAGCAGGAAGCAACTGGATAAACTGTATCAGTTTAAAAAAATCATCGGCGAAGATGCACGTATGCTCGATTTGCTTGACATAATTGGGCATGTTGCCTCTACAGATGCTTCTGTATTGATTACCGGAGAAAGCGGCACCGGTAAGGAACTGATAGCCGAGGCGATCCACGAAAACAGTCGACGCAATAACCGGCCTTTTGTAAAGGTCAATCTGGGCGGCATATCAAGTTCGCTGTTTGAAAGCGAAATGTTCGGGCATGTCCGTGGCGCTTATACCGATGCCCGTACCGACCGCACCGGCCGCTTCGAAATGGCCAATAAGGGCACTATCTTTCTCGATGAGATAGGTGATCTGGACCTTAATAGCCAGGTGAAGCTTCTGAGGGTATTGCAAGACCGAACGTTTGAAGTGCTGGGCAGCAGCCGTACTAAAACTATCGATGTTAGAGTGGTTTGTGCTACTAACCGTGATCTCGCGGAAATGGTACGTGCCGGGACGTTCAGGGAAGATCTTTTATACCGGATCAACCTTATCACCGTAAAGCTTCCTGCATTGAGAGAACGTCCGACGGATATACCGCTGCTGGTGAACTTCTTTATAGATAATCTGAAAGAAGTCTATAATAAGCCGGATCTTTTGGTCAGCGCCGATACCTTGAGCTGGCTGCAGCAGCAATCGCTTCCCGGTAACGTCCGGCAGCTTAGAAATCTTGTAGAACGTACGGTGCTTGTAAGTAAAAAAGATCGGTTGCAGGTAAAGGATTTTCAAATGCAGTACGAAACATCAATGGCTAAGAAAGGGACTATGCAACTACCGGAAGTAGGTACCCTTACCCTCGAGGAAGTAGAGGTGATGATGATCAAAAAAGCCATGCAATATCACAGGAATAAAATTTCGAAGGCGGCTTCGTCTCTTGGAATAACACGTAACGCTCTTTACAGGCGGCTTGAAAAATATAATATTCCTTACGATGAAACTGAGGACTAA